One Loxodonta africana isolate mLoxAfr1 chromosome 6, mLoxAfr1.hap2, whole genome shotgun sequence DNA window includes the following coding sequences:
- the GPR55 gene encoding G-protein coupled receptor 55 yields MSPLNCSFTAVDELTKALQLAVHIPTFILGLVLNLLAIRRFSSFLRKRRPDYAATSIYMINLAVFDLLLVLSLPFKLVLSHVQAPLPSFCTTIECLYFISLYGSIFTICFISLDRFLAIQYPLLVSHLRSPRKIFMICCAIWVLVWVGSIPIYSFHGEMEEYTCFHNMSDGTWSPEIFFPLEVFGFLLPLGIVAFCSSKSIHILLGRQDHTQDWVQQRACIWTIASSLAVFVVSFLPVHLGFFLQFLVRNGFILECRAKQNISFFLQLSLCFSNINCCLDVFCYYFVIKEFRVNIMAHRPSRAQLFLQDTTITRD; encoded by the coding sequence ATGAGCCCTCTAAACTGCTCCTTCACTGCTGTGGATGAGCTGACAAAAGCTCTGCAGCTGGCAGTCCACATCCCCACCTTCATCCTGGGCTTAGTCCTCAACCTGCTGGCCATCCGACGCTTCAGCTCCTTCCTGAGGAAGAGGCGGCCGGATTATGCTGCCACCTCCATCTATATGATCAACCTGGCGGTCTTTGACCTGCTGCTGGTGCTCTCCCTCCCGTTCAAGCTGGTGCTGTCCCACGTGCAGGCGCCCTTGCCTTCCTTCTGCACCACGATCGAGTGCCTCTACTTCATCAGCCTGTACGGCAGCATCTTCACCATTTGCTTCATCAGCCTGGACCGCTTCTTGGCCATCCAGTACCCACTCCTGGTCAGCCACCTCCGCTCGCCCAGGAAGATTTTCATGATCTGCTGTGCCATCTGGGTCCTCGTGTGGGTCGGGAGTATCCCTATCTACAGCTTCCACGGGGAAATGGAAGAGTACACATGCTTCCACAACATGTCTGATGGCACCTGGAGCCCAGAGATCTTCTTCCCCTTGGAGGTGTTCGGGTTCCTTCTCCCCTTGGGCATCGTTGCTTTCTGCTCCTCCAAGAGTATTCACATTCTCCTTGGCCGTCAGGACCACACTCAGGACTGGGTCCAGCAGAGGGCTTGCATCTGGACCATTGCGTCCAGCCTGGCTGTCTTTGTGGTCTCCTTTCTACCAGTGCACCTGGGTTTCTTCCTGCAGTTCCTGGTGAGGAACGGGTTTATCCTGGAGTGCAGGGCTAAGCAGAACATCAGCTTCTTCTTGCAATTGTCCCTCTGTTTCTCCAACATCAACTGCTGCCTGGATGTTTTCTGCTACTACTTTGTCATCAAAGAATTCCGCGTGAACATCATGGCACACCGGCCTTCCAGGGCCCAGCTGTTCCTCCAGGACACCACGATCACCAGGGACTGA